One Dromiciops gliroides isolate mDroGli1 chromosome 3, mDroGli1.pri, whole genome shotgun sequence DNA segment encodes these proteins:
- the GJB3 gene encoding gap junction beta-3 protein: MDWKTLQSLLSGVNKYSTAFGRIWLSVVFVFRVLVYVVAAERVWGDEQKDFDCNTRQPGCNNVCYDHFFPISNIRLWALQLIFVTCPSLLVIMHVAYREERERRHRLKHGDKCARLYDNAGKKHGGLWWTYLLSLFFKFIVEIVFLYILHTLWYGFSLPRLVQCAGVSPCPNTVDCYIARPTEKKVFTYFMVGASAICIVLTICEICYLISQRICRTLRRVKRKGAALHSPSSSRASTCRCHHLLPSHGGEEGLSLGKGAETLRASAPNLTLI, translated from the coding sequence ATGGACTGGAAGACTCTGCAGTCGCTGCTGAGCGGAGTCAACAAATACTCCACCGCTTTTGGACGGATCTGGCTGTCCGTGGTCTTCGTCTTCCGCGTGCTGGTGTACGTGGTAGCGGCGGAGCGGGTGTGGGGGGATGAGCAGAAGGACTTCGACTGCAACACGCGCCAGCCGGGCTGCAACAACGTCTGCTACGACCACTTCTTCCCCATCTCCAACATCCGCCTGTGGGCCCTGCAGCTCATCTTCGTCACCTGCCCGTCGCTGTTGGTCATCATGCACGTGGCCTATCGGGAGGAGCGGGAGCGGCGACACCGTTTGAAGCACGGGGACAAATGCGCTCGGCTCTATGACAATGCGGGCAAGAAGCACGGTGGTCTCTGGTGGACTTACCTGCTGAGCCTCTTCTTCAAGTTCATCGTGGAAATCGTCTTCCTCTACATTCTGCATACGCTATGGTATGGTTTCTCCCTCCCCCGCCTGGTGCAGTGTGCTGGAGTCAGCCCGTGCCCCAACACCGTGGACTGCTACATCGCCAGGCCCACGGAGAAGAAGGTCTTCACCTACTTCATGGTGGGGGCCTCAGCCATCTGCATCGTCCTAACCATCTGTGAGATCTGTTACCTCATCTCTCAGAGGATATGTAGAACCTTGCGCAGAGTCAAGCGCAAGGGAGCTGCTCTGCACTCACCCTCCTCCAGCAGGGCTTCCACCTGCCGCTGCCACCACCTACTGCCATCCCACGGGGGCGAGGAGGGCCTGAGCCTAGGCAAAGGGGCAGAAACACTTCGGGCATCTGCccccaacctcactctcatctga
- the GJA4 gene encoding gap junction alpha-4 protein → MGDWGFLEKLLDQVQEHSTVVGKIWLTVLFIFRILILGLAGESVWGDEQSDFECNTAQPGCTNVCYDQAFPISHIRYWVLQFLFVSTPTLVYLGHVIYLSRREERLRQKESELRALQSKDPRVEQALASVERQMAKISVAEDGHLRIRGALMGTYVASVVCKSLLEAGFLYGQWRLYGWMMAPVYVCRRLPCPHLVDCFVSRPTEKTIFIIFMLVVGLISLVLNLLELVHLGFRCMGHKLKARQARARPGPYSTALVDGAGVGSSGDPYSDRMFFYLPMNETPTSPPCPSYNKLSSEQNWANLNTEESLAPQKRGMLPGPGPLLTHSQGPYQPPQSGNNSPSRPSSSASKKQYV, encoded by the coding sequence ATGGGTGACTGGGGCTTCTTAGAGAAACTGCTAGACCAAGTCCAGGAGCACTCCACTGTGGTAGGCAAGATCTGGCTGACGGTGCTATTCATCTTCCGGATCCTCATTCTGGGACTGGCTGGTGAGTCCGTCTGGGGAGATGAGCAGTCAGACTTTGAGTGTAACACAGCCCAACCAGGCTGCACCAACGTGTGCTACGATCAAGCCTTCCCCATCTCCCACATCCGCTACTGGGTCCTTCAGTTTCTCTTCGTTAGCACGCCCACACTGGTCTACCTGGGTCACGTCATCTACTTGTCCCGCCGAGAAGAGCGGCTGAGGCAGAAGGAGAGCGAGCTGCGGGCCCTGCAGAGCAAGGACCCACGAGTAGAGCAGGCACTAGCCTCCGTAGAGCGGCAGATGGCAAAGATCTCTGTAGCTGAAGATGGGCACCTGCGCATCCGGGGAGCACTGATGGGCACCTATGTGGCCAGCGTGGTCTGTAAGAGCCTGTTGGAGGCGGGCTTCCTCTATGGGCAGTGGCGGCTGTATGGATGGATGATGGCTCCTGTGTATGTTTGCCGTCGCCTCCCCTGTCCACACCTTGTGGACTGCTTTGTGTCCCGCCCCACAGAAAAGACCATCTTTATCATCTTCATGCTGGTCGTTGGGTTGATCTCCCTAGTGCTCAACCTGCTGGAGCTGGTGCATCTTGGCTTCCGGTGTATGGGGCACAAGCTGAAGGCCCGGCAGGCCCGGGCTCGGCCAGGACCTTACTCCACTGCCCTGGTGGATGGGGCTGGTGTTGGTAGTTCTGGGGACCCCTATTCAGATCGAATGTTCTTCTACCTCCCCATGAACGAGACCCCCACGTCGCCTCCGTGCCCCTCCTACAACAAGCTGtcaagtgaacagaactgggCCAACCTGAATACTGAAGAGAGCTTGGCTCCACAGAAGCGGGGCATGCTCCCTGGGCCAGGGCCCTTGCTGACTCATTCCCAGGGCCCCTACCAACCTCCCCAGAGTGGAAACAACTCCCCAAGTCGCCCTAGTAGCTCAGCTTCCAAGAAACAGTATGTGTAG